The following proteins are encoded in a genomic region of Ostrea edulis chromosome 7, xbOstEdul1.1, whole genome shotgun sequence:
- the LOC125654546 gene encoding solute carrier family 22 member 15-like produces the protein MDYYGVTMHIGNLGGDFYLNQFILAIVEFPAKISTMVLLNRIGRQKLHFLIMIIGGAALLCTIFPVLYGKEELSSLTLVLSIIGKMGSAAAFGVIYIYMAELYATVLRNDAMELVPVSLALAVWLLHIYDYVSGKFGQALPLVIFGGSSVMAGILTLFLPETLHRKLPETIQDGIEFGKKKHDISTFDVTLETSKPSGVNNSSCEAAEL, from the exons ATGGATTACTACGGAGTGACTATGCATATTGGAAATCTAGGAGGAGACTTTTACCTGAATCAATTCATTCTAGCAATTGTAGAGTTTCCTGCCAAAATTTCTACCATGGTTTTACTAAACAGAATAGGACGTCAGAAGTTACACTTCTTGATTATGATCATAGGTGGCGCTGCGTTATTGTGTACCATATTTCCTGTCCTTTATGGCAAAGAAG AATTGAGCAGTCTGACATTAGTCCTGTCCATCATTGGTAAGATGGGGTCTGCAGCGGCTTTTGGTgtcatttacatatacatggCAGAGTTATATGCTACTGTGCTCCGGAACGACGCCATGGAACTAGTTCCTGTGTCGCTCGCTTTGGCGGTATGGCTGCTCCATATATA TGACTATGTCAGCGGAAAGTTTGGTCAGGCGTTGCCGTTAGTAATTTTTGGCGGTTCTTCGGTCATGGCTGGGATTCTAACTTTATTCCTACCGGAAACTCTACACCGGAAGCTACCAGAAACAATCCAAGATGGAATCGAATTCGGAAA AAAGAAGCATGACATATCCACATTTGACGTCACACTGGAAACATCTAAACCGTCCGGGGTAAATAACTCGTCTTGTGA agCGGCTGAATTGTGA